The Chryseobacterium nakagawai genome has a segment encoding these proteins:
- a CDS encoding aminotransferase class I/II-fold pyridoxal phosphate-dependent enzyme: MKEINGFTHYSFFTEMSELAVRHGSYDLSLGLPDFDIDERLKSFLREAANLDTHHYEPLAGNPVLIESIIRFNSKRKNSISLKINEITIIPCATFALYTALKSILNQGDEVIIIQPSYYTYSPSVVMNGGIPVYYDLDHDLTINWDQFKSCISEKTKAIIINSPQNPTGKIWKQNDWKQLYELISNREIYLISEEIYDTYCYDEAAHYSSFIHPELRNRTFCIFSFGKMFHTSGWKVSYMLASEELTALFRNHQQYISYSANAPAQYAIARYLEVFDPSENKTIMQKKRDIFNRLIKETPLQIEQEAEGSVFQIVNFRNVSKTMTDVEFSKWLTIDKKVACLPLSAFYNSKQNSDYIRFSFAKKDEVIIQALEHLRKNL, from the coding sequence ATGAAAGAAATTAACGGATTTACTCATTATTCCTTTTTCACAGAAATGTCTGAATTGGCAGTAAGACATGGAAGCTATGATCTTTCGTTGGGGCTGCCTGATTTTGATATTGATGAACGTTTGAAATCCTTTTTAAGAGAGGCAGCAAATCTTGATACTCATCATTATGAACCTCTTGCCGGAAATCCAGTATTAATCGAAAGCATCATTCGTTTCAACAGTAAACGGAAAAACAGTATTTCTTTAAAAATAAATGAAATCACCATTATACCCTGTGCAACCTTTGCTTTATATACTGCGCTTAAATCTATTTTAAATCAAGGAGATGAAGTTATTATTATCCAGCCTTCTTATTATACGTATTCGCCTTCCGTTGTGATGAATGGAGGCATTCCTGTTTATTATGACCTGGATCACGATCTTACAATTAACTGGGATCAGTTCAAATCCTGCATTTCCGAAAAAACCAAAGCAATAATTATTAACTCACCACAAAACCCCACCGGAAAAATATGGAAACAAAATGACTGGAAACAATTATATGAATTGATAAGCAACCGGGAAATTTATTTAATTTCAGAAGAGATTTACGATACTTACTGTTATGATGAAGCAGCGCATTACAGTTCATTTATCCATCCTGAACTTAGGAACAGGACATTTTGTATTTTTTCATTCGGGAAAATGTTTCATACTTCAGGATGGAAAGTAAGCTATATGCTTGCTTCTGAAGAATTGACCGCTTTATTCAGGAATCATCAGCAATATATTTCCTATAGTGCCAATGCACCTGCTCAATACGCCATTGCCAGGTACCTGGAAGTATTTGACCCTTCAGAAAACAAAACAATAATGCAGAAAAAACGGGATATTTTTAATCGATTGATTAAAGAAACACCTTTGCAAATTGAACAAGAGGCTGAGGGTAGTGTTTTCCAGATTGTCAATTTCAGAAACGTTTCCAAAACGATGACAGATGTAGAGTTTTCAAAATGGCTTACCATCGATAAAAAGGTAGCCTGTCTCCCGCTTTCGGCCTTTTATAACTCCAAGCAGAATTCAGATTACATCCGGTTCAGCTTTGCTAAGAAAGATGAAGTGATTATTCAGGCATTGGAGCATCTTAGAAAAAATCTGTAA
- a CDS encoding M28 family metallopeptidase — MKKLLIPLLALALMTSCGTAQVADGTSTHRISEKSDKAFTNAYKMIKADELKKNLYVIASDEMEGRDTGSKGQKKAGEYIVNYYKNLGISFPKALGSYYQKVPSDFMKKRGGGNLPDSENILAFIEGSEKPEEIVVVSAHYDHVGTKNGVVYNGADDDGSGTVAVMEMAKAFQEAKKAGKGPKRSVLFLHVTGEEHGLFGSEYYTDHPVFPLANTVVDLNIDMIGRDDPENRGKQYVYVIGSDMLSSQLKVINEEANRKTNNLELNYKYDDLNDPQQLYYRSDHYNFAKNNVPVAFFFDGIHEDYHKPTDKPDKIDYKLLEKRTQLVFTTAWDIANRADRIVVDHK; from the coding sequence ATGAAAAAACTACTTATTCCGTTATTGGCTCTTGCTTTGATGACGAGTTGCGGAACGGCACAGGTTGCTGATGGTACATCTACACATCGTATTTCTGAAAAATCAGATAAAGCGTTTACGAATGCCTACAAGATGATTAAGGCTGATGAATTAAAGAAAAACCTTTATGTTATTGCCTCAGACGAGATGGAAGGCAGGGATACAGGAAGCAAAGGCCAGAAAAAAGCGGGAGAGTATATTGTTAATTACTATAAAAACTTAGGGATTTCTTTTCCAAAAGCACTAGGGTCTTATTATCAGAAAGTTCCTTCGGATTTTATGAAAAAAAGAGGGGGTGGAAATCTTCCGGACTCAGAAAATATACTGGCTTTTATCGAAGGAAGTGAAAAACCAGAAGAAATTGTAGTGGTTTCTGCCCATTATGATCATGTGGGAACCAAAAATGGTGTAGTATATAACGGAGCTGATGATGACGGAAGTGGAACGGTTGCTGTAATGGAAATGGCTAAAGCTTTTCAGGAAGCTAAAAAAGCAGGTAAAGGTCCTAAAAGGTCTGTTCTGTTTCTTCATGTAACAGGAGAAGAGCATGGTTTGTTTGGTTCAGAATATTATACAGACCATCCGGTTTTCCCGTTAGCTAATACGGTTGTTGACCTTAACATTGATATGATTGGACGTGATGATCCGGAAAATAGAGGAAAACAATATGTATATGTGATTGGTTCGGATATGTTGAGCTCTCAGCTTAAAGTAATTAATGAAGAAGCTAACAGAAAGACCAATAACTTGGAACTGAACTATAAATATGATGATCTTAATGATCCTCAGCAATTATATTACCGTTCAGACCACTACAATTTTGCCAAAAACAATGTTCCGGTAGCCTTTTTCTTTGATGGAATCCATGAGGACTATCACAAACCAACGGATAAACCGGACAAAATTGATTATAAGTTATTGGAAAAAAGAACCCAGCTTGTTTTTACTACCGCATGGGATATTGCTAACAGAGCAGACAGAATTGTGGTAGATCATAAATAA
- a CDS encoding GNAT family N-acetyltransferase: MNILIREARSEDIPQIQIIRNSVKENTLSDPGLVTDRDCELFMSERGKGWVGEAEGQVVGFSIVDLKENNIWALFVHPDFENKKIGKKLHNIMLDWYFEQTKDKVWLGTSPQTRAENFYRKLGWREIGMHGKNEIKFEMTYENWKNKII, encoded by the coding sequence ATGAATATATTAATCCGTGAAGCCAGATCAGAAGATATTCCACAAATTCAGATCATAAGAAATTCAGTGAAGGAAAATACCTTATCAGATCCCGGTTTAGTTACCGATAGAGATTGTGAACTCTTTATGTCTGAAAGAGGGAAAGGCTGGGTAGGCGAAGCAGAAGGGCAGGTTGTAGGCTTTTCGATTGTTGATTTGAAAGAGAATAACATCTGGGCATTATTTGTACATCCTGATTTTGAAAACAAAAAAATTGGAAAAAAGCTTCACAACATAATGCTTGACTGGTATTTTGAACAGACAAAAGACAAAGTTTGGCTTGGAACTTCGCCTCAGACAAGAGCTGAAAATTTTTATAGAAAATTAGGTTGGCGAGAGATTGGGATGCATGGGAAAAATGAGATCAAGTTTGAAATGACTTACGAAAACTGGAAAAATAAAATAATATGA
- a CDS encoding VOC family protein: MRPQLKSIRPFIGAQNFETSRKFYKDLGFEEVILEPKLSLFIREEIGFYLQDYYAKDWVDNTMIFMEVASTEEFWKELLTLGLTDTYENVKLTPIRTMDWGKECFVHDPSGILWHFGEFF; encoded by the coding sequence ATGAGACCACAATTGAAATCCATAAGACCCTTTATCGGAGCGCAGAACTTTGAGACCAGTCGAAAATTTTATAAAGATTTGGGATTTGAAGAAGTGATCCTTGAACCTAAGTTATCACTCTTTATACGAGAAGAAATAGGGTTTTATCTTCAGGATTATTATGCAAAAGATTGGGTTGATAATACCATGATCTTTATGGAGGTTGCCAGTACAGAGGAATTCTGGAAAGAACTTTTAACTTTAGGACTTACAGATACCTATGAAAATGTAAAACTTACCCCTATAAGAACCATGGATTGGGGGAAAGAGTGTTTTGTACATGATCCATCAGGGATTTTATGGCATTTTGGTGAGTTCTTTTGA
- a CDS encoding endonuclease V codes for MIYAFDTYYYEDYANTVCIAFEKWTSEREVEIFTEQTPVSSEYESGAFYKRELPCILSLLNKIVLKEEDIIIVDGYVTLDNEGKIGLGGHLYEALEGKHPIVGIAKNEFTTPDSQRRNVLRGDSKTPLFVTAKGIDVDQVKQDVEQMHGPYRIPTLLKKLDQLSRE; via the coding sequence ATGATTTACGCATTCGATACTTACTACTATGAAGACTATGCCAATACCGTATGTATAGCCTTTGAAAAATGGACATCCGAAAGGGAAGTAGAGATTTTTACAGAGCAAACGCCTGTCTCTTCAGAATATGAAAGCGGAGCTTTTTACAAAAGAGAATTGCCGTGCATTCTGAGTTTATTGAATAAAATTGTTCTAAAAGAAGAAGATATTATCATTGTTGATGGTTATGTTACCCTTGATAATGAAGGAAAAATAGGTTTGGGAGGACATCTTTATGAAGCATTAGAGGGAAAACATCCGATTGTCGGAATTGCCAAAAATGAATTTACTACACCTGATTCCCAAAGAAGAAATGTACTTCGTGGCGATAGTAAAACACCCCTTTTTGTGACGGCGAAAGGAATAGATGTAGATCAGGTTAAGCAAGATGTAGAACAGATGCATGGTCCTTACAGGATTCCTACCTTACTGAAAAAGCTGGATCAGCTAAGCCGGGAATAA
- a CDS encoding acetyl-CoA C-acyltransferase, producing the protein MKEAFIIAAKRTPIGGFMGSLSGFTAPQLGAMAIQHTYESVGVSPKNIDSIYMGNVLSAGVGQSPARQSAIFSKIPVDKDATTVNKVCASGMKAAIIGAQQIQLGLESLVMTGGMESMSNVPHYNYLRKGHKLGDTALTDGLIKDGLWDVYHNFHMGSAAELGVKKYGLTRQQLDDYALSSYKRAQEAASENKFKAELFNITTEGKKGITIVERDEDIDKLIPEKISLLKPVFENDGMLTAANSSNLNDGAAAILLGCSEAVQEYHLKPLAKIIAYADAAQSPEWFTTSPSVAIQKVLKNAGLSLSDIDYFEINEAYSSVILSNQQILGYDLDKVNVYGGAVAMGHPIGASGARIMATLVNVLRQEGGRYGIAAICNGGGGASAILIENLN; encoded by the coding sequence ATGAAAGAAGCATTTATCATTGCAGCAAAAAGAACCCCTATCGGAGGTTTTATGGGGAGTTTATCTGGTTTTACAGCTCCACAATTGGGGGCTATGGCTATACAGCATACTTATGAAAGTGTAGGAGTTTCCCCAAAAAATATAGACAGCATATATATGGGAAATGTATTGAGTGCAGGCGTGGGACAGTCGCCGGCGAGACAGTCAGCCATTTTTTCGAAAATTCCGGTAGATAAAGATGCTACCACCGTAAATAAAGTATGTGCTTCAGGAATGAAGGCCGCCATCATCGGAGCACAACAGATCCAACTCGGTTTAGAAAGTCTTGTCATGACAGGCGGAATGGAAAGTATGAGCAATGTGCCTCATTATAATTACCTTCGGAAAGGGCATAAATTAGGTGATACAGCGCTTACAGATGGCCTGATTAAAGACGGTTTGTGGGATGTGTATCATAACTTTCATATGGGAAGTGCGGCAGAGCTAGGAGTGAAAAAATACGGATTAACAAGACAACAACTGGATGACTATGCGCTAAGCTCTTATAAAAGAGCCCAGGAAGCAGCATCAGAAAATAAATTCAAAGCGGAATTATTTAACATCACCACTGAAGGAAAGAAAGGAATTACAATCGTAGAAAGAGATGAAGATATTGATAAACTGATTCCCGAGAAAATATCCTTGTTGAAACCTGTTTTTGAAAATGACGGGATGCTCACGGCTGCCAATTCAAGCAATCTCAATGATGGTGCAGCCGCAATATTACTTGGTTGCTCTGAGGCTGTACAAGAGTATCATCTTAAGCCATTAGCTAAGATTATAGCGTATGCTGATGCTGCTCAGTCCCCGGAGTGGTTTACCACTTCTCCATCTGTTGCCATTCAAAAAGTTTTGAAAAACGCAGGACTTAGCCTGTCTGATATTGATTATTTTGAAATCAATGAAGCTTATTCTTCTGTAATTTTATCCAATCAGCAGATTCTGGGATATGATTTGGATAAGGTTAATGTATATGGGGGAGCTGTGGCAATGGGACATCCAATCGGAGCCTCAGGAGCACGAATTATGGCCACTTTGGTGAATGTATTACGGCAGGAGGGTGGACGGTATGGTATTGCAGCGATCTGTAATGGTGGCGGTGGAGCTTCAGCAATTCTTATTGAAAATTTAAATTAA
- a CDS encoding T9SS type A sorting domain-containing protein translates to MKKITTLSAVVLFGLVSAQYCTPTFQYGAGSNMISNVTFGSINNNSSTNSSTTQEYEDFTSFSTDLVAGNAYPISIKGPSSTFPSDVMVYIDFNGNGSFDDAGESFYIGRLEAANPANAFTIDNTITIPSTVSGGSKRMRVLKNTNVMAYSDPGAQNSISSACDSGLRAGQTEDYTVNIQGNSNSFPFPYCGSEGITSLTVSEIGKVEFAGVENESPVDGNSTVIEDFTGTIFNVSRGNGYPITVTGGTHGQVTVSAYAYIDFNHNNQFDADEKFNLGYLDNSNPISGHESGVTSETITIPANALLGNTRFRLVKAYESSSWMGTLENLPCPSGWFIGQAEDYTINVQPESLSTTEVSKDKSIEVKVYPNPTSGNVSIRMKEKLEKYEVYNISGQKLSEGNSDTVNMNSFIPGTYLIKIQTKDKKVITEKVIKK, encoded by the coding sequence ATGAAAAAAATAACTACTCTTTCTGCTGTCGTTTTATTTGGGCTCGTAAGCGCTCAGTATTGCACTCCTACTTTTCAGTATGGTGCAGGAAGTAATATGATAAGCAATGTTACCTTTGGGAGTATCAACAATAATTCATCTACCAATTCATCCACAACACAAGAATATGAAGATTTTACTTCTTTTTCAACTGATCTGGTAGCTGGGAATGCATATCCGATATCAATAAAAGGTCCGTCAAGTACTTTTCCCAGTGATGTAATGGTTTATATTGATTTTAACGGGAATGGTAGCTTTGATGATGCGGGAGAGAGCTTTTATATTGGCAGACTGGAGGCAGCCAATCCGGCCAATGCTTTTACTATTGATAATACGATTACGATTCCGTCTACTGTCTCAGGGGGTAGTAAAAGAATGAGAGTGCTTAAAAATACAAATGTAATGGCGTATTCAGATCCGGGTGCTCAAAACTCTATCTCTTCTGCATGTGACTCCGGATTAAGAGCAGGCCAGACTGAAGATTATACAGTAAATATTCAGGGAAATAGCAACAGTTTTCCATTTCCATATTGTGGATCTGAAGGCATAACAAGCCTTACCGTAAGTGAAATAGGTAAGGTAGAATTTGCAGGAGTAGAAAATGAGAGCCCCGTTGATGGAAACTCAACCGTTATAGAAGATTTTACGGGAACCATTTTTAATGTCAGCCGTGGAAATGGGTATCCCATAACCGTGACAGGAGGAACTCATGGACAAGTAACAGTTTCTGCCTATGCTTATATCGATTTTAATCATAATAATCAATTTGATGCCGATGAAAAGTTTAATCTTGGATATCTGGACAATTCAAATCCAATTTCCGGTCATGAATCAGGAGTGACTTCAGAAACAATTACTATTCCAGCTAATGCGTTATTAGGAAATACACGTTTCAGACTGGTAAAAGCGTATGAATCAAGCTCATGGATGGGAACGCTGGAGAATCTTCCATGTCCTTCAGGTTGGTTTATTGGCCAGGCAGAAGATTACACGATCAATGTACAACCGGAAAGCCTTTCCACAACAGAAGTTTCTAAGGATAAGTCTATTGAGGTGAAAGTATATCCAAATCCTACCTCCGGAAACGTATCCATCAGAATGAAAGAAAAGTTGGAAAAATATGAAGTTTATAACATATCAGGACAAAAACTTTCGGAAGGAAACTCTGATACGGTGAATATGAACAGCTTTATTCCAGGAACTTATCTGATTAAAATACAGACAAAAGATAAAAAAGTAATTACTGAAAAGGTAATTAAAAAGTAA
- a CDS encoding DEAD/DEAH box helicase has protein sequence MAEYILENINISTLSVYDLLKHTSESSFIGITDFHEVYPVAIENNTGIFTKDSSLQDFPMVTISRINNSLICSCTCDHSKAQLCAHQAEIIHCILEEKKYRIFFDEILRKKTFLSKAKGYGLENEPDLDQYFQLRLTEGKLEILPKIKEMLPMDEQMFQRDLLPQLPSKLDELAAQETGKKQILVIGKHRYYNHLVFSLMEAETTQTGKIKNPVNAVDAMQLIWKAEKPLDIKFYTAISSFQNNYNEEYNAAEWEALKLIVKNPLDLEVYYHDREIAETVSAKSLTPVTLNTLNTEVQLSVFKKDPFYEITGSLLLNDSSVPFKNVIIRNEYFVYNSNTFSLIDHPDMLRIIRFFKANNEILLIHSSKYEEFMRQTLSSLEEHIHINYSYIQSATKVQLEEKKFQIERVIYLRQQENYIGITPVMKYGQVEVPVYSRKQIFDTDQNGNPFKIERNDASEARFTSLVMQQHPDFEEQMDGYQYFYLHRDKFLDDNWFLNAFEAWRNEGIIILGFNELKNNKLNPHRAKINIQITSGLDWFNAKLKVGFGQKEATLKQLHRTIRNKSKFVQLDDGSLGILPEEWMDKIAAYFQAGEIDEELLKIPKINFTEISSLFEKKILSTEIQDEITTYSTQFSPGKNIPQVNIPVELNAELRDYQHEGLNWLNFLDDFNFGGCLADDMGLGKTLQVIAFILSQREKRGHTTNLVVVPTSLIFNWQEEVRKFAPSIKVLVHYGPYRQKSTTHLSDYEIILTSYGMLLSDIRFLKTFNFNYTFLDESQTIKNPNSERYKAARLLQSRNRIVLTGTPVENSTFDLYSQLSFACPGLLGSKQYFKDIYAIPIDKFEYSKRAMELQQKIKPFILRRTKKQVAKELPEKTETVIYCEMNTEQRRIYDAYEKELREFIAANDDDDLNKNSMHVLTGLTRLRQICNSPVLIKEGYSGENAVKIEILMEQILGKSKDHKILVFSQFVGMLDLLKPELERHGIPFEYLTGQTKDRGQKVANFQENEEIRVFLISLKAGGVGLNLTQADYIYLIDPWWNPATENQAIDRSYRIGQTKNVIAVRMICSNTVEEKILALQKKKKLLAQNLLKTDGTKFQGLSKQDLLDILEQK, from the coding sequence ATGGCAGAATATATTCTTGAAAACATCAATATCAGTACACTTTCCGTGTATGATTTACTAAAGCATACCTCAGAAAGTTCATTTATTGGAATCACTGACTTTCATGAAGTTTACCCTGTTGCCATCGAAAATAATACAGGAATCTTTACAAAGGATTCTTCACTTCAGGATTTTCCGATGGTTACTATAAGCCGTATAAATAATTCGCTGATTTGTAGCTGTACTTGTGATCATTCTAAAGCTCAGCTTTGTGCTCACCAGGCAGAAATCATCCATTGTATTCTGGAAGAAAAGAAATACCGCATTTTCTTTGATGAAATTCTACGTAAAAAAACCTTCCTATCTAAAGCCAAAGGCTATGGTTTAGAAAATGAACCGGATCTCGACCAATACTTTCAATTGAGATTAACAGAAGGGAAACTTGAAATTCTGCCGAAAATCAAGGAAATGCTTCCTATGGATGAGCAAATGTTCCAACGAGACCTTTTGCCCCAGCTCCCTTCTAAACTGGATGAGCTGGCAGCACAGGAAACAGGTAAAAAACAAATATTGGTCATCGGTAAACATCGTTACTACAATCATTTGGTATTTTCTCTCATGGAGGCTGAGACCACCCAAACCGGTAAGATTAAAAATCCTGTTAATGCCGTAGATGCCATGCAATTGATTTGGAAAGCGGAAAAGCCTTTGGACATAAAATTCTATACTGCTATTTCTTCTTTTCAGAACAACTACAATGAAGAGTATAATGCTGCGGAATGGGAAGCGTTAAAACTAATTGTAAAAAATCCTCTCGATCTGGAGGTATACTATCATGATCGGGAAATCGCAGAAACGGTCTCTGCAAAGTCCCTTACACCTGTTACACTTAACACTTTAAATACCGAAGTTCAACTCTCTGTATTTAAGAAAGATCCATTTTATGAAATTACCGGAAGCCTGCTATTAAATGATTCTTCCGTTCCTTTTAAAAATGTGATAATCAGAAATGAATATTTTGTATATAACAGCAACACATTCAGCCTTATAGACCACCCTGACATGCTTAGGATCATCAGGTTTTTCAAGGCAAATAACGAAATTTTGCTGATTCATTCTTCAAAATATGAGGAATTCATGCGGCAAACCCTCTCTAGTTTAGAAGAACATATTCATATCAATTACAGCTATATACAAAGCGCAACGAAAGTACAGCTTGAAGAAAAAAAATTCCAGATAGAAAGAGTCATTTATCTTCGTCAGCAGGAAAATTATATTGGAATTACCCCTGTCATGAAGTACGGTCAGGTAGAAGTTCCTGTATATTCCAGAAAGCAGATTTTTGATACCGATCAGAATGGAAATCCTTTCAAAATAGAACGAAATGATGCTTCGGAAGCCCGCTTTACCTCTTTGGTAATGCAGCAGCATCCTGATTTTGAAGAACAGATGGATGGCTATCAGTATTTCTATCTGCACAGAGATAAATTTCTTGATGATAACTGGTTCTTGAATGCATTTGAAGCATGGCGAAATGAAGGTATTATTATTTTAGGCTTTAATGAACTGAAAAACAATAAGCTTAACCCCCACCGTGCCAAGATTAATATTCAGATTACAAGTGGGCTGGATTGGTTTAATGCAAAATTAAAAGTAGGTTTTGGACAGAAAGAAGCCACTTTAAAACAGCTTCACAGAACCATCCGTAATAAAAGTAAATTCGTCCAGCTGGATGATGGCAGTCTCGGGATTCTTCCTGAAGAATGGATGGACAAAATCGCTGCTTATTTTCAGGCTGGAGAAATTGATGAAGAGCTGCTAAAGATTCCAAAAATCAATTTTACTGAAATCTCTTCTCTTTTTGAAAAAAAGATATTGAGTACTGAAATTCAGGATGAAATAACGACTTATTCCACTCAGTTTTCACCCGGTAAGAATATTCCTCAGGTTAATATTCCTGTGGAATTAAATGCTGAATTAAGAGATTATCAGCATGAAGGATTAAACTGGCTTAATTTTCTTGATGACTTCAACTTCGGCGGATGTCTTGCCGATGATATGGGATTGGGAAAAACCCTTCAAGTCATTGCATTTATTCTTTCTCAAAGGGAAAAACGAGGACATACCACGAATCTGGTTGTAGTTCCTACCTCCCTGATTTTCAACTGGCAGGAAGAAGTCAGAAAGTTTGCTCCTTCCATAAAAGTTTTAGTTCATTATGGTCCGTATCGGCAAAAATCAACCACTCACCTATCTGATTATGAGATTATTCTCACCAGCTACGGAATGTTACTTTCCGATATCCGTTTTCTGAAAACTTTTAATTTCAATTATACTTTTCTTGATGAGTCACAGACCATTAAGAACCCTAATTCTGAAAGATATAAAGCAGCTCGCCTGCTTCAATCCAGGAACAGAATTGTACTTACCGGAACTCCTGTTGAAAACAGCACTTTCGATCTTTACAGCCAGCTTTCTTTTGCATGCCCTGGCTTATTGGGCAGCAAACAGTATTTCAAAGATATTTATGCCATTCCTATTGATAAATTTGAGTACAGTAAACGGGCTATGGAGCTTCAGCAGAAGATAAAACCGTTTATTCTCCGCAGAACTAAGAAACAAGTAGCCAAAGAGCTTCCCGAGAAAACAGAGACTGTTATCTATTGTGAAATGAATACCGAACAACGCAGGATTTATGATGCTTATGAAAAAGAACTTCGTGAATTTATTGCGGCCAATGATGACGATGATCTCAATAAAAACAGCATGCACGTTCTTACAGGTCTTACAAGACTCAGACAGATCTGCAATTCTCCCGTATTGATTAAAGAAGGATACTCTGGAGAAAATGCCGTTAAAATTGAAATTCTGATGGAACAGATCCTTGGAAAATCGAAAGATCATAAAATCCTTGTTTTCTCTCAGTTTGTAGGAATGCTGGATTTATTGAAGCCTGAACTGGAGCGCCACGGAATTCCTTTCGAATATCTTACAGGCCAAACTAAGGACAGAGGCCAAAAAGTAGCTAACTTCCAGGAGAATGAAGAGATCAGGGTGTTTTTGATAAGTCTAAAAGCTGGTGGTGTGGGACTTAACCTTACCCAAGCTGATTATATTTACCTGATCGATCCATGGTGGAATCCGGCAACTGAAAACCAGGCTATCGACCGAAGTTATCGTATAGGACAGACTAAAAACGTCATTGCTGTCCGTATGATCTGTTCCAATACAGTGGAAGAAAAAATCCTTGCCCTTCAGAAAAAGAAAAAGCTATTGGCTCAGAACCTTCTTAAAACAGACGGAACAAAATTTCAGGGGCTTTCAAAACAGGATCTTCTGGATATTTTGGAACAGAAATAG
- a CDS encoding SDR family oxidoreductase, translating into MKTIFITGASTGLGKATAQLFQQKGWKVIATMRNPEAASDLISLDNVTVLPLDVTNPEQIQAVVNQSLELGDVDVVFNNAGYGLLGPLEALSDDQIVRQLNTNLLGTIRVTQAFTGYFREKKKGMFISTTSIGGLMAFPLNSIYHATKWALEGWSESMAFELDRFGIDIKTVSPGGIKTDFVSRSLDSATGPAYEEMINSLYSVMEGMMEAASTPEQIAEVVYEAATDGKKQLRYVAGEDAKALYAQRLELGAEAFREELGRRFS; encoded by the coding sequence ATGAAAACAATTTTTATAACAGGGGCTTCTACAGGATTAGGTAAAGCAACTGCACAATTATTTCAACAGAAAGGATGGAAGGTAATTGCTACCATGAGAAATCCTGAAGCTGCTTCAGATCTTATTTCTCTGGATAATGTAACAGTACTTCCATTGGATGTTACTAATCCGGAACAAATACAGGCGGTTGTCAATCAATCATTGGAATTGGGGGATGTGGATGTTGTTTTTAACAATGCAGGGTATGGTCTTTTAGGACCTTTAGAAGCCTTGAGTGATGATCAGATTGTGAGGCAGCTGAATACAAATTTATTAGGTACGATTCGTGTTACTCAGGCGTTCACGGGTTATTTTAGAGAGAAAAAGAAAGGAATGTTTATTTCTACGACATCCATTGGAGGATTAATGGCTTTCCCTCTGAATTCAATTTATCATGCTACAAAATGGGCATTGGAGGGCTGGAGCGAAAGCATGGCTTTTGAATTGGATAGGTTCGGAATAGATATTAAAACGGTTTCGCCCGGAGGTATTAAAACTGATTTTGTAAGTCGCTCTCTGGATTCTGCAACGGGTCCTGCTTATGAAGAGATGATTAATTCTCTATATTCTGTTATGGAAGGAATGATGGAAGCTGCTTCTACACCGGAACAAATTGCTGAAGTGGTGTATGAGGCTGCAACAGATGGCAAAAAGCAGTTAAGATATGTTGCAGGTGAGGATGCGAAGGCTCTTTATGCACAACGTCTGGAATTAGGTGCTGAAGCATTCAGAGAAGAATTAGGAAGACGGTTTAGTTAG